From the Thermodesulfovibrionales bacterium genome, the window GCCTCGCGGTAAGTCTTCACGACACCCGCGACATAATTGATCCCCTTCATCCTTCCCTCGATCTTGAAACTGTCTATCCCCGCCCCCGCGAGGATGTCGAGGTGTTCTATCATGCAGAGGTCTCTGGAGCTCATGACGTAGGTGCCCCTGTCGTCCGTGAAGACCGGAAAATATTCCCCCCCTCTCTTCTCTTCCATGAGGGTATAGTTCCACCTGCACGAATTGGTGCAGGCTCCTGCGTTGGCGCTCCGCGATGCGAGGAAGCTGCTGATGTAGCAACGCCCCGAATAGGATATGCAGATCGAGCCGTGGACAAAGACCTCGAGTTCGAGCGATGTCTCTTCCCGGATTTCCCTGATCTCTCCTACGGACAGCTCGCGCGACAGGACGAGCCGCCTCGCCCCGAGGCCCTCCCAGAAACCCGCAGATTCCCTGTTCGTGATATTCGCCTGCGTGCTCACATGGAGGTCTATTTCGGGAGCGATCCGTTTGAACATCTTGAAGATTCCCGGGTCCGATAGGATGACGGCATCGGGCCTGATATTCTTAAGGGTTTCCACATGTTCTTCAATGCCGGGAAGGTCTCTGTTGTGAGGAAAGATATTAACCGTTACATAGACCTTCACCCCCCGCTCACGGGCATAAGCGACGGCCCTCTTCAATTCATCGGGACCGAAGTTCCTAGCCATCCCCCGCAGACTGAAACGGGAATCTCCGAGATAGACTGCATCGGCGCCGTAATGGATGGCGGTCTTCAGTTTCTCGAAATCGCCGGCCGGAGCGAGGAGTTCAGGTTTCTTCATGTCCGATCCCTTTCCTGCATTTCTCGATCTCTTGCCGGGCAAGACGGTCGCAACGCTCGTTCTCGCGATGTCCGTTGTGGCCCTTTATCCAGACCCATTCTATCTCAT encodes:
- a CDS encoding peptidase U32 family protein, which codes for MKKPELLAPAGDFEKLKTAIHYGADAVYLGDSRFSLRGMARNFGPDELKRAVAYARERGVKVYVTVNIFPHNRDLPGIEEHVETLKNIRPDAVILSDPGIFKMFKRIAPEIDLHVSTQANITNRESAGFWEGLGARRLVLSRELSVGEIREIREETSLELEVFVHGSICISYSGRCYISSFLASRSANAGACTNSCRWNYTLMEEKRGGEYFPVFTDDRGTYVMSSRDLCMIEHLDILAGAGIDSFKIEGRMKGINYVAGVVKTYREA